Sequence from the Stenotrophomonas bentonitica genome:
GACCCAGGGTCTCCTCGTCAAACCAGCGCGCGGTGATGGTCTTGGTCTGGGTGTAGAACATGACCACCTGCTTGCCGTAGGGACCCAGGTCGCCGAGCTTGGACGCACGCGAACCGGTGAACGAGAACAGCGGCACCGGCACCGGGATCGGCACGTTGATGCCGACCTGGCCGACGTCGATCTCTTCCTGGAAACGGCGTGCAGCAGCGCCGGACTGGGTGAACAGCGCGGTGCCGTTGCCGTTCGGGTTGGAATTGATCAGCTCGATGGCGTCGTCCAGCGTTTCGGCTTCGAGGATGACCAGCACCGGCCCGAAGATTTCTTCGTCGTACACGCGCATGCCCGGCTTCACGCCGTCGAAGATGGTCGGGCCAACAAAGTTGCCCTTCTCGAAACCGTCCACCTGCGGGTTGCGGCCGTCGAGCACCAGCTTGGCGCCCTGCTCCACGCCCGAGGCGATCAGCGCTTCAACGCGCTCGCGCGCAGCGCAGGAGATCACCGGGCCGACGTCGGTACCGGCGACGCTACCGGCGCTGACCTTGAGGGTCTTGGCCTTGGCCACCAGGTCCGGCACCCACTCGCGGGCTTCGCCGACCAGCACCAGGGTGGAAGCCGCCATGCAGCGCTGGCCGGCCGCGCCGAACGCGGCACCGACCATGGCGTTGAGGCTCTGTTCCTTGTTGGCGTCCGGCAGCACCACGGCGTGGTTCTTGGCGCCCATCATGCACTGCACGCGCTTGCCGGCCAGCGAGGCGCGGTTGTACACGTGGGTGCCGACTCGGGTGGAACCCACGAACGAAACGGCCTTGATGTCCGGGTGGTCGCAGATCGCGTTGACCACCTCTTCGCCGCCGTGCACGACGTTGAGCACACCCTTCGGAATGCCTGCTTCCAGCGCCAGTTCGACCAGGCGCATGGTGACCATCGGGTCCTGTTCGGACGGCTTGAGCAGGAAGGTGTTGCCGGTGGCGATGGCCATCGGGAACATCCACAGCGGAATCATCGCCGGGAAGTTGAACGGGGTGATGCCGGCGCAGACGCCCAGCGGCTGCAGCAGGGTGTAGGTGTCCACGCCGTTGGCCACGTTGTTGGCCAGCTCGCCGAGCTGCAGGTTGCCGATGGCGGCGGCATGCTCGACCACTTCCAGGCCGCGGAACACGTCGCCTTCGGCGTCGGGCACGGTCTTGCCCTGTTCGGCGCTGAGGATGTGGGCCAGTTCGCCCATGTGCTCGCGGATCAGCTGCTGGTACTTCAGGAAGATGCGCGCGCGGGTGCCGATCGGGGTCTTGCGCCAGGTCTTGAAGGCTTCCTTGGCCGAGGCCACGGCGGCGTCCACTTCGCTCATGGTGGCGAACGGGACCTGGGCCAGGACGTCCTGGGTGGCCGGATTGACCACGTTCTGCCAGTGCGAGCTGGCCGATTCGACGAACTGGCCATCAATCAACATGCGGATACGGGGCGCTGCAACAGTCATGGCAATACCGGCGGGGTGCGAAAGGTGATTGGCATTATTCACATACGCTTACTCGCTTTCCGGGCTGTCTACGCTTAATCTGGCCAATGCCCGCTACGATTTCTGTTAATTCTGTGAATAGCCAGCTCCCCCAACGCCAGATCGGCCTGCGCCTGCTGCGCCTGCGTGAGCAGCGCGGCTACAGCCAGGCCGAGCTCGCCCGGGCGCTGGGGCTTTCGGCCAGCTACCTGAACCAGATCGAGCGCAACAAGCGCCCGCTCACTCCAGCGGTGCAGC
This genomic interval carries:
- a CDS encoding CoA-acylating methylmalonate-semialdehyde dehydrogenase, with product MTVAAPRIRMLIDGQFVESASSHWQNVVNPATQDVLAQVPFATMSEVDAAVASAKEAFKTWRKTPIGTRARIFLKYQQLIREHMGELAHILSAEQGKTVPDAEGDVFRGLEVVEHAAAIGNLQLGELANNVANGVDTYTLLQPLGVCAGITPFNFPAMIPLWMFPMAIATGNTFLLKPSEQDPMVTMRLVELALEAGIPKGVLNVVHGGEEVVNAICDHPDIKAVSFVGSTRVGTHVYNRASLAGKRVQCMMGAKNHAVVLPDANKEQSLNAMVGAAFGAAGQRCMAASTLVLVGEAREWVPDLVAKAKTLKVSAGSVAGTDVGPVISCAARERVEALIASGVEQGAKLVLDGRNPQVDGFEKGNFVGPTIFDGVKPGMRVYDEEIFGPVLVILEAETLDDAIELINSNPNGNGTALFTQSGAAARRFQEEIDVGQVGINVPIPVPVPLFSFTGSRASKLGDLGPYGKQVVMFYTQTKTITARWFDEETLGHGVNTTISLK